The DNA segment CGTGACCGGCACCGCCGCCGCGGACGGGTTCGGCGAGACCGGGGTGTTGCGGATCGCCGGCGCCGTGGAGGCCGACAGCGAACACCCTCTCGCGCGGGCACTGACCGGCGCCGCTCACGACAAGGGGCTGCACGCGCGGGCCACCGGATTCCGGTCGCTGACCGGCCGTGGCGTGCGGGCGAGCGTCGACGGGCGGACCTACGCCGTCGGCGGCCCGGCGCTGCTGCGCGAACTCGGCGCCACCGTTCCCGCCGCGCTGCGGGACGCCACGGAGCACTGGTCGCGGCGCGGCGCGGCGGTCCTGTACCTGCTGCGGCTACCCGGCGAGGAGGCGATCGGCGCGTTCGCTCTGGAGGACGAGGTGCGGCCGGAGGCGCGCCAGGCCATCGAGCAGCTGCGCCGGGCCGGGATCGCGAAGATCGTGATGATCACCGGGGACGCCCGCCCGGTGGCCGAGGCCGTCGCCGCGGATCTGGGGTTCGTACCGGGAAAGGACGAGGTCTTCGCGGAGGTCCTGCCGGTCGACAAGGATCGTACGGTCGCCGCCTTGCAGGCCCGCGGACTGCGGGTGGCGATGGTCGGCGACGGGGTCAACGATGCCCCGGCGCTGGCCCGCGCCGACGTCGGCCTGGCGATCGGGGCCGGCACCGACGTGGCGATCGAGTCGGCGGGCGTCGTGCTGGCCTCCTCCGACCCGCGCGCCGTGACCGGTGTGATCCGGCTGTCGAAAGCCTCCTACCGCAAGATGATCCAGAACCTGGCGTGGGCGGCCGGCTACAACGTCGTCGCGATCCCGCTCGCGGCCGGCGCGCTGGCCTGGGCCGGCATCACACTGAGCCCGGCGATCGGAGCGGTGCTGATGAGCGCCTCCACCATCGTGGTGGCGGCGAACGCCCAGCTGCTACGGCGGGTACGGCTCACTCCCGGAACGCCCTAGCCGACCCGGCCAGAGCGGTGGCGACGGCCGCGTCGACCAGAGCGGCAGTGCGCCAGCGCGGGGAAGCGGCGGCCAGGGTCAGCTGCTGAACGGCGTGCGCCGCGTCCACGACCACACCCCAGCGGTGCACCGGAACAGCGGCCTGCACCAGATGACGAGCACCCAGAACACGCGCGAAAGCCACCGCGCCCGGCGACGCGTCAGCCCGGCCACCGGCCCGCAACAGGACCCGAGGCGCGATCACCAGCGCCGCACCCCACACCACCCGCGCCACGGTCGAGACACGCATGACCCACGTCTACCCGAGCTCAGGCAGCGGAAACACCGTCAGGGGTACGCCGGAGGCCGCGACACCTGAGGCGGCGCCGCCGGACAACGGGGGGTTCACAGCAGTCCCAGCTGACGGGCCGTCATCACCGCCTCCCGGCGGCGGCCCGCGCCCAGCTTGCGATAGATCGATCGCAGGTGGGCCTTGACCGTGTTCACCGAGATGTTCAGGTCGTCGGCGATCTCGGCGGCGGTCAGGACCGTCGGCATGTACTGCAGGACGTCGGTCTCGCGTTCGCTGAGGGTGTCGGCCTGCGTGGCCGGCGCGATCACCGGGTGCTCGCCGGTGATCTCGGTGAGGACGCTGCCCCGGGGCGGGACGCGGGTGTCGGTCCACTGCTGGCGCTCGGCGAGGACCAGCAGGCGCTCGGCGCCGTGCCGGCGGAACGGGCGCACCAGGCCTTCGGGTTCGGCGGCGGCGAGGGCCTTCGTCACCGCTTCGCCGGCCCGCCCGCTGCGGCCGCGCGCCTCGGCGGCCAGCGCGGTGAGCAGCCAGGCGGAGACCGCCGCGCCACGGTCCGGCCCCTCCCGGACCACGGCGAGGGCGCGTTCCGCCTCGGCGGGACGGCCGACCGCCTGATAAGCCTGGGCCAGGCGTAGTTGTTCGGCAGGGTGTAGTTCGAGCAGTCCGGCGTACCGGGAAAGCACCGCCTGGGGATCATGGAGCGCCACATCGATGTCACTCTGCGTCAGCTCGACGACGCGGCGGAGCATCGGCGCGTCCATGTGCGGCGCCGTCTCCTTCGCCAGCTTGTCGAGTTCCGTCTGCGCGGCATGCGGTTCGCCACGATCGATCAAGAACGATGCGCGTACGGCGCCGGTCAGCACGAAGATCGTCGCCTCCGGCTGGTCCCCCGACGCGTGCAATGCTCGCCGCAGCGCCTCATCGGCTTCGACGTCGTTGCCCTGCTGCATGGCGATGACGGCCTGGGCGAGATGCGCGGGCGCCGTGGACGTCTGGTCCTGGCCGGTGATCCGGTCGGCGACGGTGAGCGCCGCGGTGGCGTGCAACCGGGCCTCGGTCAGCGATCCGCGCAGCAGGCTCAGCAGGGCCAGGTGGCCGAGCGCGCTCACCTCGACCCCGGGGATCCGCGCTGCCCGGGCGCCGGTGACCGCGGCCCACAGGTAGCGGTCGGCGTGGTCGACCCGCTGTGACCAGAGCAGGCCGATGCCCTTGTTGTTCAGCGCGATCGCCCGGTACTTCGGCATCGCCGGCACCTGGTCCCAGCGGAGTTTGGCCAGCTCGGCGAGCACCCAGGTGGAGACCTTGACGAGCCGGGGCATGTCGCCGCGCCAGCGCGTCGTGATCGTCGCCTCGAGGACGTCGAGCGCCATCGCGACGACCCGCCGGCGGCCGATGTCGCGGTGGGCCAGCAGATGCCGGGCCCGGTGAAGCCGCTGCGCCACCCCACTCACGTCGCCGAGGCCGTAGGTGAGCAGGGCGTCGCAGAGTGCCAGTTCGGCGCTGCTCGCCAGCAGCTCCCGGGGGATGTCGCCGAGGACGTCGAGCAGGTCGGCGCGGTTCGCGGAGTAGAACAGCGGCATGCCGTGGTCGGCGACGAGACGACCCACCATGGGCCAGTCACCGGCCGTGGCGGCGTGGTGCAGCGCCGACAGCGGGCTGCCCTCGCGGGCGTGCCACCGGGCGGCGAGCACGTGCAGCCGAGCCGGGTCGTCCATCTGCTCCAGGCCGAGCCGCTGCCGCAGCGCCGCCTGGAACTGCCGGTGATATTGGAACCAGCCGCCCGGGCCGATCCGGGTGAGGAACAGGTTGGAGCGGGCCAGCTGTTCCAGCAGCGCCTGCGCGTGCGGCCGGCCGGTCAGCGAGCTGGCCAGTCCACCGCAGATCCGATCCGGGACGCTCGTGTAGAGCAGGAACTGCCGCACCTGCGCCGGCAGCGCGGCGAGCACCTCACGGATCAGGTAGTCGGCGGCCGCCTCGTCCGGATCGGTACCGGGCGGCGCGTCCACGGCCAGCCGCAGTCCCGCGGCCCAGCCCTCGGTGGCCTGCATCAGCGCGGCGAGCACCGGCGCGGGCATCGGCCGGCCGCGCAGGGCGAGCAGCTCGGCTGCCTCATCGGGCCGGAACGCCAGATCGTGCGACCTGATCTCGGTGAGCCGCCCGGCGGCGCGCAGCCGGTGCAACGGCAGTTCCGGATCGGTGCGGCTGATCAGAACCAGTCGCAACCGCGGCGGCGGATCCCGCAGCAGCCCGGCGATGTCCTCCAGCACCCGCGGCTCGGTGATCTCGTGCAGGTCGTCGAGGACGATCACCAGCGGACCTGGGAACGATCCCATACCCGTGCTCATGCGCCGCAGGACAGTAGGTCCGTCGACGCCGCGCACCGATCCGCGGCTCGGCAGCACCTGCCCTGGACGCAGCGCACCCGCGGCACGCAGCGCGATCACCAGATCCGACCAGAAGATGTACGGGTCGTTGTGCCCGTTGTGGAGCGTCAACCAGGCGAGCGGCCCCCGCGCCACTCTGGTCTGCGCCCACGTGCCGGCCAGCACGGTCTTCCCCCAGCCCGCGCCGGCGCACAGAACCGTCACCGCCCGGTCGGCGCCGGCTTCCAACGCCTCGAGAAGACGCTGCCGCCGGATCACCTCCTGCGGTAACGGCGGCCATGCCACCCGAACATCATCTATCGGTCCCGGCGATTCTTTCCTTGCCGTCTGACGCATGCCGACCCCCCGGCGACCGCCCCCGCTTGATCTCTTCGGTCAAGGCTGGTCGCAGCATGGTGCATGCACATCGTTCGAATCGGGTGATCCGGCGGGCTCGAAACGCTCAGAGCTGGCCGAATCGCGCTCCCCGATGGCCGATCCTCTACTTTTACAACACAGTAGAGAGTCTGTCACCGGTTACAGCGCGCCTTCACGCGGCCGGCCGCATCGGCGCCGGTCTGCGGTGGTACGGCGCGCTCTCGATCAGCCGGCGCAGCGGCGCGCGCGCCGGCTCCCGCCGACCGGCTCTCGGCTCCCGCGGGCCGGTCGCCGGCGCGCCGGCGCATCGGGGTCGCGGCTGCTGTTCGCCGGCGGACGGGTGCCGGCGGGTACGGAAGCCCCGGCGTTCCAGCTCGGCGCGGGCCAGCTCCATCCAGGCGGGCGGGCGGTCGGGGCCGGCTGGTCCGATCAGGCGGGCGGGGAAGTCCGGATCGGCGGCCGGCCGGGCTCGCCGATGCAGGCCCAGGTCGGCGAGTACGTCGTCGACCCGGTGCGGGCAGGCGGCGACGGCAAGCGTCCAGAGGTCGGTGACGGGTTGCGGCCACATCGGCGGTCTCCCTTCTCTCCCTTCCACCGATAAGACGTGCCGCGCGTCGTGTCAAGACCCGAGTTTGCGCAGGCCGCAGACGTGAGACTTGCACTCGCCACCGTCGAGTGCTAATACCGGAAGAGACGGCGAAACCTCGGTGAAGGAGCACCGAAGGAGGAGATGATCATGCTTCTGCGCACCGATCCGTTCCGTGAGCTCGACCGGGTTTTCGAGCAGTTCACCGGCACCAGCAGCCGGCCGGCGGTGATGCATGTCGACGCCGAGCGTGACGGTGACGTCTTCTACGTGTTCTTCGATCTGCCCGGCGTGGACCCCGACTCGATCGACGTGACCGTCGAGCGCAACGTCCTGCAGGTCCAGGCGGAGCGCCGGCGGCGGGTCAAGGACGACGTCGAGCCGGTGATCAGCGAGCGGCCGATGGGCGTGTTCAACAGGCAGCTGTTCCTGGCCGACACCCTCGACACCGACCGGCTCGAGGCCGTGTACGACAACGGCGTGCTGACCCTGCGCATCCCGATCTCGGACCGCGCCAAGCCCCGCCGGATCGCCATCGGCTCCGGCAACGGGGGCCGGAAACAGATCAAAGGCTGACCCGCAGGCCGCGATCCGCCGAGCGGACGGCCCACTGAGCGGACGGCCCACTGAGCGGACGGCCCACTGAGCGGACGGCCCGCCGAGCGAACGGCCCGCTGAACGGACGGCCCGCTGAACGGACGGCCCACTGAACGGACGGCCCGGTGTCCGACCGGACGCCGGGCCGTCGCCGACCGGGCGCTCCATCGGCGACCGGGAGGGTCTCGCGCTGACGGCGACGGTCGCGGCACGCGCGCTTCACCGCGTACCGGGAAAAACGCACACGCTCAAAACCGCACTAGCGCCAAATGGTTTGCTGTGGAAACCTATTGGCATGACGACACCTTCGATGGCCGCGGACGGCGATCCGCGGCGAATCCTGGCCGATGTGCGCGCGCTTGCCCATCGGGTACGCGTGGATCAGCGGATGACGTGGGCCGCGCTGCTCGTGCTGGGTGGGATGACGCTGCTGGCGATCCCGTTCGACTGGTTCGGGATGCGGGTGGACTGCGGCCCGGACGG comes from the Actinoplanes sp. OR16 genome and includes:
- a CDS encoding Hsp20/alpha crystallin family protein, which gives rise to MLLRTDPFRELDRVFEQFTGTSSRPAVMHVDAERDGDVFYVFFDLPGVDPDSIDVTVERNVLQVQAERRRRVKDDVEPVISERPMGVFNRQLFLADTLDTDRLEAVYDNGVLTLRIPISDRAKPRRIAIGSGNGGRKQIKG
- a CDS encoding LuxR C-terminal-related transcriptional regulator translates to MAWPPLPQEVIRRQRLLEALEAGADRAVTVLCAGAGWGKTVLAGTWAQTRVARGPLAWLTLHNGHNDPYIFWSDLVIALRAAGALRPGQVLPSRGSVRGVDGPTVLRRMSTGMGSFPGPLVIVLDDLHEITEPRVLEDIAGLLRDPPPRLRLVLISRTDPELPLHRLRAAGRLTEIRSHDLAFRPDEAAELLALRGRPMPAPVLAALMQATEGWAAGLRLAVDAPPGTDPDEAAADYLIREVLAALPAQVRQFLLYTSVPDRICGGLASSLTGRPHAQALLEQLARSNLFLTRIGPGGWFQYHRQFQAALRQRLGLEQMDDPARLHVLAARWHAREGSPLSALHHAATAGDWPMVGRLVADHGMPLFYSANRADLLDVLGDIPRELLASSAELALCDALLTYGLGDVSGVAQRLHRARHLLAHRDIGRRRVVAMALDVLEATITTRWRGDMPRLVKVSTWVLAELAKLRWDQVPAMPKYRAIALNNKGIGLLWSQRVDHADRYLWAAVTGARAARIPGVEVSALGHLALLSLLRGSLTEARLHATAALTVADRITGQDQTSTAPAHLAQAVIAMQQGNDVEADEALRRALHASGDQPEATIFVLTGAVRASFLIDRGEPHAAQTELDKLAKETAPHMDAPMLRRVVELTQSDIDVALHDPQAVLSRYAGLLELHPAEQLRLAQAYQAVGRPAEAERALAVVREGPDRGAAVSAWLLTALAAEARGRSGRAGEAVTKALAAAEPEGLVRPFRRHGAERLLVLAERQQWTDTRVPPRGSVLTEITGEHPVIAPATQADTLSERETDVLQYMPTVLTAAEIADDLNISVNTVKAHLRSIYRKLGAGRRREAVMTARQLGLL